From a single Shewanella denitrificans OS217 genomic region:
- a CDS encoding DUF885 domain-containing protein has product MKKAVIALTIASLFNVQACSKAPENNPTLAAESSQAQAEISSSAQYQALADSFFKDYLALEPIYATFVGVNDHNSEFGGDLTEAYLKARHELNTRYLAKAMDIDVATLPDDLKLSHDMFVYDRKIELVNETFPERFIPINQFYSNLITMIQLGSGESAQPFATVEDYQNWLSRLEGFVEWIALAQQRMNEAIASKVVLPKVLVDRIIPQLDSQLVNDAKQSLYYAPINQLPVEFTAEDKAKLTADFQAMINGKLLPALTGLRDYFKTTYSANARASDGWWGLPNGKAWYQHLANKHTTTTMPVEEIHQMGLSEVARILTEMDKVREQVGFKGDLAAFFNELSSNDKFFFSDRQDLVDGYMGLKDKINAVLPAYFNVMPKADYVVKPVEDFREKSAAGASYESPAVDGSRPGVFYINTYNLKAQPKWGMTTLSLHEAAPGHHFQIAIKQELESVPEFQRFQGYTAFEEGWALYAEYLGMEMGLFSDPYQYFGKLSDEMLRAMRLVVDTGLHAKGWSREQAIQYMKDNSPMAETDIVAEVERYMAIPGQALSYKVGQLTILKLRAEAEAKLGEKFDIKAFHDQILTSGSLPMAVMEQKVGRWVKAELAK; this is encoded by the coding sequence ATGAAAAAAGCCGTAATTGCTTTGACTATTGCCAGCTTGTTTAACGTCCAGGCCTGCTCAAAAGCCCCTGAAAACAATCCGACTTTGGCGGCCGAATCGTCTCAAGCGCAAGCTGAAATATCAAGCTCTGCTCAGTACCAAGCCTTAGCTGATAGCTTCTTTAAAGACTATTTAGCACTCGAGCCAATCTACGCCACTTTTGTGGGGGTTAATGACCACAACAGTGAATTCGGCGGCGATTTAACTGAGGCATACCTTAAGGCGCGTCACGAGCTGAATACGCGCTATCTGGCTAAGGCTATGGACATAGATGTGGCAACACTGCCCGATGATCTGAAACTAAGTCATGATATGTTTGTGTACGACAGAAAAATTGAATTAGTGAATGAAACCTTTCCTGAGCGTTTTATTCCTATAAATCAGTTCTACAGTAACCTTATCACTATGATCCAGTTGGGGAGTGGCGAAAGTGCACAACCATTTGCCACAGTTGAAGATTATCAAAATTGGTTGTCGCGCCTCGAAGGGTTTGTTGAGTGGATAGCATTGGCTCAGCAGCGGATGAATGAAGCCATCGCCAGTAAGGTGGTGTTGCCGAAAGTACTGGTCGATAGGATCATTCCACAGCTTGATTCGCAATTGGTTAATGATGCAAAACAAAGCCTATATTATGCACCAATCAATCAACTGCCTGTTGAATTTACCGCAGAAGACAAAGCCAAATTAACTGCCGATTTTCAGGCCATGATCAACGGCAAGTTATTGCCGGCTTTGACTGGGCTGCGTGATTATTTCAAGACCACCTATTCTGCCAATGCGCGTGCCAGCGATGGTTGGTGGGGACTGCCTAACGGAAAAGCTTGGTATCAGCATTTAGCCAACAAACACACCACGACGACTATGCCAGTGGAAGAAATCCATCAGATGGGCCTTAGTGAAGTGGCACGAATTTTAACTGAAATGGATAAAGTACGTGAACAAGTCGGCTTTAAAGGCGATTTAGCCGCATTCTTCAACGAATTATCTTCTAACGACAAATTCTTTTTTAGTGACAGACAAGACCTAGTTGACGGTTATATGGGGCTTAAAGACAAAATTAATGCCGTTTTGCCGGCGTATTTTAATGTCATGCCAAAAGCGGATTATGTGGTCAAGCCAGTTGAAGATTTTCGTGAGAAATCGGCCGCGGGCGCCTCTTATGAATCACCAGCTGTAGATGGCTCGCGCCCTGGGGTGTTTTATATCAACACTTACAATTTAAAGGCACAACCTAAATGGGGCATGACGACACTGTCATTGCATGAAGCCGCGCCAGGGCACCATTTTCAAATAGCTATCAAGCAAGAGTTGGAATCTGTACCTGAATTCCAACGTTTTCAAGGTTACACGGCATTTGAGGAAGGCTGGGCACTTTATGCCGAGTACTTAGGCATGGAAATGGGGCTGTTTAGCGATCCTTATCAGTACTTTGGTAAGCTTTCTGACGAAATGCTTCGTGCCATGCGTTTAGTAGTGGACACGGGTCTTCATGCTAAGGGGTGGAGCCGTGAGCAAGCAATTCAATATATGAAAGACAATTCCCCAATGGCTGAAACTGACATAGTGGCAGAAGTCGAGCGTTATATGGCAATCCCCGGTCAGGCGCTTTCTTACAAGGTAGGTCAGCTCACCATACTAAAATTAAGAGCTGAAGCCGAAGCTAAGCTTGGCGAAAAATTTGATATTAAAGCTTTTCACGACCAAATTTTGACTAGCGGTTCATTGCCCATGGCTGTTATGGAGCAGAAAGTCGGTCGGTGGGTGAAAGCCGAATTAGCTAAGTAA
- a CDS encoding diguanylate cyclase domain-containing protein encodes MIYSFRNSGFRDPETGVYNQTYFMEVFNREWHRHQRDNQTLALLFLCPHIHETIKQDHLLELFTHQIQQALLRTTDLLARIDTTHFALGLFNVDSEGTQVVLERIAKQIDEFMIKHGRDHNFTINYKLAAGICTPTQDKKIETLFKNVEQLSMELENSQDTRHALLQLH; translated from the coding sequence ATGATCTATTCATTTCGTAACTCAGGTTTTAGAGATCCTGAGACAGGTGTTTACAATCAAACTTATTTTATGGAGGTATTTAATCGAGAATGGCATCGTCACCAAAGAGATAATCAAACATTGGCATTGTTATTTTTGTGCCCACATATACATGAAACTATAAAACAAGATCATTTACTCGAATTGTTTACTCATCAAATACAACAAGCATTATTAAGGACAACTGATCTCTTGGCAAGGATAGACACGACTCATTTTGCCTTAGGTTTGTTTAATGTAGACAGTGAAGGAACCCAAGTTGTGCTAGAGAGAATAGCTAAACAAATCGATGAGTTTATGATTAAGCATGGTAGAGACCATAATTTCACCATAAATTACAAGTTAGCTGCAGGGATATGCACCCCAACTCAGGATAAAAAAATAGAAACCCTGTTCAAAAATGTTGAACAATTATCAATGGAATTAGAAAACAGCCAAGACACACGGCACGCCTTACTCCAGCTCCATTAA
- a CDS encoding tetratricopeptide repeat protein, with amino-acid sequence MRKVNQIASVLILSLCGGAFVSSSAFAAANCEIDKRQSKAVGESVGKKVQKSFEAYTNGELDNAIGLLLEVNPKGGFDKAYVDRMLGNFYAEKGQMKTAVKYLKTAVEADILGGVDHAGTMRLYADLLLQEKQFKESIPYYYKWMEFTCKSDAQTYRRIGIAYSELKDWNKVLQVADKGLSLSTEPDKSLYQMKLTAYFNQKKYKDAVKVLEVMVPLFQDDKRLWVQLAQFYLMTEDYDKALATYDLSYKNGFLETDSNITRLSQLLAQKGSPYKAAVIYEKHMKSGLIKESEKTLSTLAGFFQNAKEFKQAAHYYGKAAVLGRDGELYLKQGRLLSLDENYSAAIPALKKALDAGLKHPGEAQFELALAYLSQKKYKAAYQRAVLAAKDKKTERSANSYIAYIKEKARIYNISL; translated from the coding sequence ATGCGCAAAGTTAACCAAATTGCTAGCGTACTAATACTCTCTCTTTGTGGTGGCGCATTTGTGTCATCCAGCGCGTTTGCTGCTGCAAATTGTGAAATTGATAAACGTCAGTCTAAAGCCGTCGGCGAAAGTGTCGGTAAAAAGGTGCAGAAGTCTTTTGAGGCTTACACTAATGGTGAACTGGATAACGCCATAGGCCTTTTGCTTGAAGTCAATCCTAAAGGCGGTTTTGACAAAGCCTATGTCGATCGTATGCTTGGCAACTTTTATGCCGAAAAAGGTCAGATGAAAACTGCAGTTAAGTACCTTAAAACTGCTGTAGAAGCTGATATTTTAGGTGGTGTAGACCACGCAGGTACCATGCGTCTTTATGCTGATTTATTACTTCAAGAGAAGCAGTTTAAAGAATCTATTCCTTACTACTATAAGTGGATGGAATTTACCTGTAAGTCAGATGCACAGACTTATCGTCGTATCGGTATTGCCTATAGCGAGCTTAAGGATTGGAACAAGGTGCTGCAGGTTGCAGATAAAGGATTATCTTTATCTACTGAGCCTGATAAAAGCCTTTACCAAATGAAATTAACTGCATACTTCAATCAAAAGAAGTATAAAGATGCAGTTAAGGTTCTTGAGGTTATGGTGCCCTTGTTCCAAGACGATAAACGCCTTTGGGTTCAGCTAGCTCAGTTTTATCTGATGACAGAAGACTATGATAAAGCCTTAGCGACCTATGACTTATCTTATAAGAATGGTTTCCTTGAGACTGACAGTAACATTACGCGGTTATCGCAGTTATTGGCGCAAAAAGGATCACCTTATAAAGCAGCAGTCATTTATGAGAAGCATATGAAATCAGGTTTAATTAAAGAATCTGAAAAAACACTTTCGACTCTGGCCGGTTTTTTCCAGAATGCGAAAGAGTTTAAACAAGCTGCTCATTATTATGGTAAAGCTGCTGTTTTAGGCCGCGATGGTGAATTATACTTAAAGCAAGGTCGTTTATTATCTTTAGATGAGAATTACTCTGCAGCCATTCCAGCACTTAAAAAGGCATTGGATGCGGGTCTTAAGCACCCTGGTGAAGCGCAATTTGAATTGGCATTGGCTTATTTGAGTCAAAAGAAATACAAAGCTGCATACCAGAGAGCCGTTCTTGCTGCTAAAGACAAGAAAACTGAACGTAGTGCCAACAGCTATATTGCTTATATAAAAGAGAAAGCTCGGATATATAACATATCTTTGTGA
- a CDS encoding energy transducer TonB, producing MLRALVSILIGAAVTFGLFAFMAFLVGGGATRNADSTETPVIEITMDKQDSKAQKKPRVTPKPPPPPEQPPKPDTTPPETSSSIDTNMSFNMGGLQSGGVSTGFKLGNMMTRDGDATPIVRIEPQYPIAAARDGKEGWVQLSFTINELGGVDDVSVIKADPKRVFDRDAIRALRKWKYKPKIVDGKAIRQPGMTVQLDFSLNKDGGR from the coding sequence ATGCTAAGAGCACTAGTATCAATCTTAATTGGTGCTGCTGTGACTTTTGGTCTGTTCGCTTTTATGGCGTTCTTAGTAGGCGGCGGTGCGACTCGCAACGCCGACTCTACAGAGACCCCTGTTATCGAAATTACTATGGATAAACAGGATTCGAAAGCACAGAAGAAACCAAGGGTGACACCTAAGCCACCCCCACCGCCTGAGCAGCCACCAAAGCCGGATACCACTCCGCCTGAAACATCATCCAGTATAGACACTAACATGTCTTTCAATATGGGTGGTTTACAGTCTGGTGGTGTTAGCACTGGCTTTAAACTGGGTAATATGATGACTCGAGACGGCGATGCTACACCTATCGTGCGTATCGAACCTCAGTACCCGATTGCAGCCGCTCGTGATGGCAAAGAAGGTTGGGTGCAGTTGAGCTTTACGATTAACGAGTTAGGTGGTGTTGATGATGTGTCTGTCATTAAAGCCGATCCTAAACGTGTGTTTGACCGTGATGCTATTCGCGCCTTAAGAAAGTGGAAGTACAAGCCAAAAATTGTCGATGGTAAAGCCATTCGTCAGCCAGGCATGACTGTACAGCTTGATTTCAGTCTTAATAAAGACGGAGGTAGATAA
- a CDS encoding ExbD/TolR family protein produces MARKKHSSMDEEAQIDMTPMLDIVFIMLIFFIVTTSFVKPSGLDYNKPKASQATSKPSANIFIGVSKTGVIMMENRQVDIERVTANVERMLAESPEAAVLIQADKEAQHGLVVKVLDEVKAAGIDKISVSAGND; encoded by the coding sequence ATGGCACGTAAGAAGCACTCCAGTATGGATGAGGAAGCGCAAATTGATATGACCCCGATGTTAGACATCGTGTTTATCATGCTGATCTTCTTCATTGTAACGACATCATTTGTTAAGCCATCAGGCTTAGACTACAACAAGCCTAAAGCGTCACAGGCTACGTCTAAACCTTCGGCTAATATTTTCATCGGCGTCAGTAAAACTGGTGTCATTATGATGGAAAATCGTCAAGTTGATATTGAGCGTGTGACAGCAAACGTTGAACGTATGTTAGCTGAATCACCTGAAGCTGCGGTACTTATCCAGGCAGACAAAGAAGCGCAACATGGCTTAGTTGTTAAAGTGCTTGATGAAGTGAAAGCGGCGGGTATCGATAAAATTTCTGTATCGGCGGGGAACGATTAA
- a CDS encoding MotA/TolQ/ExbB proton channel family protein, translated as MMLILMDIWDSVRGFMASGGDVLWLVAAVLFLMWVLMLERYWYLNWISPTQHKAIVSAWESREETTSWHAHRIREAWVSQAKQDLTARMLLVKTLVAICPMIGLLGTVTGMISVFDVMAVQGTSNARLMAAGISMATMPTMAGMVAALSGVFFSTRLDAKMKISLEKLKDSMPHH; from the coding sequence ATGATGCTAATCCTGATGGATATTTGGGATTCCGTCAGGGGCTTCATGGCCTCCGGAGGCGATGTCCTCTGGTTGGTTGCGGCAGTACTATTCCTTATGTGGGTGTTAATGCTCGAGCGTTATTGGTATCTCAATTGGATATCACCAACGCAACATAAAGCAATAGTCTCAGCGTGGGAGTCGAGAGAGGAAACAACCTCTTGGCACGCACACCGCATCCGTGAAGCTTGGGTGTCCCAGGCTAAGCAAGATTTAACTGCACGTATGTTGTTAGTCAAAACTTTAGTTGCTATATGTCCAATGATAGGTTTGTTGGGTACAGTAACGGGTATGATTTCAGTATTTGACGTGATGGCAGTTCAAGGGACGAGTAATGCTCGTTTGATGGCGGCTGGTATTTCAATGGCAACCATGCCGACAATGGCTGGAATGGTTGCGGCATTATCGGGTGTGTTCTTTAGCACCCGCCTTGATGCAAAAATGAAAATCAGTTTAGAAAAGCTTAAAGACAGCATGCCTCACCACTAG
- a CDS encoding MotA/TolQ/ExbB proton channel family protein, which produces MKKLITTAVLAASFSLSAMVSAADAPKSIDQLLKQVQVDRANDSKTNAKREREFQNERGDKAALLKREKNALAAERQRGKDLNQAFLDNERKLAQLEEDLKTAQGDLGEMFGVVKGEAGDFAGKLAASNTSAQFPGRDAFIAELGARKQLPKIEELEKFWEAQLFEMVESAKVVKFQGSVTDIDGNVVETTIHRVGPFNLTANGKYVVYKPELNLVQQLSQQPDGYQVSAVGSWEDISTGVAPFYVDPARGVLLNIFTNKASIEDRIEAGGPIGYIIIALLALGALIALERLVTLTIIGGKVNSQRKNIDNPGNNALGRILKVYQNNKDVDVETLELKLDEAILKETPALEARISIIKVLAAIAPMMGLLGTVTGMIATFQSIQLFGTGDPKLMAGGISMALVTTVQGLIAALPLMLLHAIVVARSKSIVQVLEEQSAGIIAEHAEKRAN; this is translated from the coding sequence ATGAAGAAGTTAATTACTACAGCTGTGCTAGCTGCCAGTTTCTCTCTATCAGCCATGGTTTCAGCTGCTGATGCGCCAAAGAGCATTGATCAACTGCTTAAGCAGGTTCAAGTCGATCGCGCTAACGATAGTAAAACCAACGCTAAGCGTGAGAGGGAATTTCAAAATGAGCGCGGTGACAAAGCGGCATTATTAAAGCGTGAGAAAAATGCTTTAGCTGCAGAAAGACAACGCGGTAAAGATTTAAACCAAGCCTTCTTGGACAACGAGCGTAAATTAGCTCAGTTAGAAGAAGACTTAAAAACAGCTCAGGGTGACTTGGGTGAGATGTTTGGTGTTGTTAAAGGTGAAGCCGGTGATTTCGCAGGTAAACTAGCCGCTTCAAATACCAGTGCTCAGTTCCCCGGCCGTGATGCGTTCATCGCCGAACTGGGTGCACGTAAGCAATTACCGAAAATAGAAGAATTAGAGAAATTCTGGGAAGCTCAACTGTTCGAAATGGTTGAATCTGCGAAAGTGGTTAAATTCCAAGGTTCTGTAACTGACATCGACGGTAATGTTGTTGAAACGACTATTCACCGTGTCGGCCCGTTTAACTTAACAGCAAATGGTAAGTATGTTGTGTACAAACCTGAGTTGAATTTAGTTCAACAGCTATCACAACAACCTGATGGCTACCAAGTAAGTGCTGTGGGTTCATGGGAAGACATCTCTACTGGTGTAGCTCCATTCTATGTTGACCCTGCGCGTGGTGTGTTACTGAACATATTCACTAACAAGGCTAGCATCGAAGACCGTATCGAAGCCGGTGGACCAATTGGTTATATCATTATTGCCTTGTTGGCTCTAGGCGCATTAATTGCGTTAGAACGTCTTGTGACTTTGACCATCATTGGTGGCAAGGTGAACAGCCAACGTAAGAACATCGATAATCCAGGTAACAACGCCTTAGGCCGTATTCTTAAAGTTTATCAAAACAACAAAGATGTTGATGTTGAAACATTAGAGTTGAAACTTGATGAAGCTATCCTAAAAGAAACGCCTGCGCTAGAAGCTCGTATTTCTATCATTAAGGTATTAGCAGCTATCGCACCTATGATGGGTCTTCTTGGTACTGTGACCGGTATGATTGCGACATTCCAATCCATTCAGTTATTTGGTACTGGCGATCCTAAGTTGATGGCAGGTGGTATTTCTATGGCGCTTGTTACTACGGTACAGGGTCTAATCGCTGCTCTTCCATTAATGTTATTGCATGCTATTGTTGTTGCTCGTAGTAAATCAATCGTCCAAGTTCTCGAAGAGCAAAGTGCTGGTATTATTGCCGAGCATGCTGAGAAGAGGGCTAACTAA
- a CDS encoding DUF3450 domain-containing protein: MSKVSNRTKIATALVGALALAGSNLVVADPLTDVQKADSRIHAEAAASQQKVDKYYDQAQDMQFEYGSVADERESLKSYNDYVAGLVADQENSMQLIQGDINGVDKLRQGVVPLMFKMVDALEQFVKLDLPFNTQVRTERVENLKTVLNTAEVTLAEKYRLILDAYSIEREYGNFVAVETGKLALNGKEVLVDFFHLGRIALYAQSLDQKTAWMFDAESQTWNELEDSYLRDLTKGIRIARKQGALDLFALPIPAAETAQ; the protein is encoded by the coding sequence ATGTCCAAGGTAAGCAATAGAACTAAAATCGCTACTGCACTGGTTGGCGCGCTGGCATTAGCTGGCAGCAACTTAGTAGTTGCAGATCCTCTTACCGACGTGCAAAAGGCTGATAGCAGAATTCATGCTGAAGCAGCGGCGTCGCAGCAGAAAGTTGACAAATACTATGATCAAGCGCAAGACATGCAGTTTGAATACGGCAGTGTTGCTGATGAGCGTGAGTCACTAAAATCTTATAATGATTACGTTGCAGGTTTGGTCGCTGACCAAGAAAATTCAATGCAACTAATCCAAGGTGACATCAACGGCGTTGATAAACTTCGTCAAGGCGTAGTGCCTTTAATGTTTAAGATGGTCGATGCGTTGGAGCAGTTTGTTAAATTGGATTTACCGTTTAACACCCAAGTGCGTACAGAACGCGTTGAGAATCTTAAAACAGTACTAAACACAGCTGAAGTGACATTGGCTGAAAAATACCGCCTGATCTTAGATGCCTACAGCATCGAGCGTGAATACGGTAACTTCGTTGCTGTTGAGACGGGTAAACTTGCATTAAATGGCAAGGAAGTCTTAGTTGATTTTTTCCATTTAGGCCGCATCGCATTATACGCGCAAAGCTTAGATCAAAAAACAGCTTGGATGTTTGATGCTGAATCTCAAACATGGAATGAGTTAGAAGATAGCTATTTACGTGATCTAACTAAAGGTATTCGTATTGCACGTAAGCAAGGCGCTCTAGATCTGTTCGCATTACCAATTCCAGCTGCGGAGACTGCACAATAA